Proteins encoded together in one Carya illinoinensis cultivar Pawnee chromosome 3, C.illinoinensisPawnee_v1, whole genome shotgun sequence window:
- the LOC122304432 gene encoding protein FAR1-RELATED SEQUENCE 5-like: MTQRSHRFEDESIKYVTLGCARGGKARNRTSNVARPRPTSKTDCKARINAMFIDGVLKVSTVNNSHNHGLSPQKARFFRCNREAGIRMNKSFAALVQEAGGFENLPFNEKDCRNYIDKARHLRLGKGGAGAIHMDDDGRLRNVFWADARSRASYKYFRDVITFDTTYLTNRYGMPFAPFVGVNHHGQSILLGAGLISSEDTETFTWLFQTWLNCMDGDAPKAIITDQDRAMKNAIALVFPNSRHRFCLWHTLKKLPEKLGSHGAYKTGLKSQLLNCVYDSHTTEEFERSWAVIIETYNLQENAWLQSLYVERMYWAPTNLKEFVDQFDNTLRKKIENENAADFHSFNTAIPVISPSPLEKTFQNIYTCNKFREVQKEVMGMLASLPTLHRKDGVIATY, translated from the exons ATGACACAAAGGAGTCATAGGTTTGAGGATGAGAGCATCAAATATGTCACATTGGGTTGTGCTCGTGGTGGGAAGGCACGAAACCGAACGTCAAATGTCGCAAGGCCACGTCCGACATCAAAGACAGACTGTAAAGCAAGGATAAATGCTATGTTCATTGATGGGGTGTTGAAGGTGTCAACTGTTAACAATTCTCATAATCACGGCCTCAGTCCACAAAAGGCAAGGTTCTTTCGCTGCAATAGAGAA GCTGGGATCagaatgaacaagagttttgCCGCTCTTGTCCAAGAAGCAGGTGGGTTTGAGAACTTGCCATTCAATGAAAAAGACTGTCGAAATTACATTGATAAGGCACGCCACCTTCGACTTGGGAAAGGTGGCGCTGGAGCCATCC ATATGGATGATGACGGGCGGTTGAGGAATGTTTTCTGGGCGGATGCAAGAAGTAGGGCATCCTATAAATATTTTAGAGATGTCATtacattcgacaccacatatTTGACAAACAGATATGGAATGCCGTTTGCCccgtttgttggtgtaaaccaccatggccaGTCAATTCTTTTGGGGGCAGGCTTGATTTCTAGTGAGGATACAGAGACATTCACCTGGTTGTTTCAAACGTGGTTGAATTGTATGGATGGTGACGCTCCAAAGGCTATTATCACTGATCAAGATAGGgccatgaaaaatgcaattgcgCTTGTCTTTCCAAATAGTCGGCACAGATTTTGTTTATGGCACACATTGAAAAAATTACCTGAGAAGTTAGGTTCACATGGTGCTTACAAAACTGGGTTGAAAAGTCAGTTGTTAAATTGTGTGTATGACTCGCACACAACAGAGGAGTTTGAGAGATCTTGGGCAGTGATAATTGAGACGTACAACTTGCAGGAGAATGCTTGGTTGCAGAGTTTATATGTTGAGCGTATGTATTGGGCACCC ACAAACTTAAAAGAATTTGTTGATCAATTCGATAATACATTaaggaagaagattgagaatgaaaatgcaGCGGACTTCCACTCCTTCAACACCGCAATTCCAGTCATCTCTCCCTCTCCACTTGAGAAGACATTTCAGAACATATACACTTGCAATAAATTTAGAGAAGTCCAGAAAGAAGTGATGGGGATGCTTGCAAGTCTTCCAACTCTACACCGGAAGGATGGTGTAATTGCTACCTATTGA